The Euphorbia lathyris chromosome 2, ddEupLath1.1, whole genome shotgun sequence genome includes a window with the following:
- the LOC136218011 gene encoding uncharacterized protein, whose translation MGKNQAYKAMQRARLGSSSAGPEEVEDGMVDGSFHSPEWHAARLASLNKSHTVTWEEFKKKQKEDELRQGELEADTDRMMREYRAQLDAERAQKLAHGRNHSSSNKSNHKKDRKDKDSKKHSSRKRKHSRRGSSDSSSTSSSSDSSSSDDERESRRSKSRSKRTKKEKKHKSKSKRSISGKKETDGPVPLSKFFGSMKT comes from the exons ATGGGGAAGAATCAAGCTTACAAAGCCATGCAGCGAGCGCGACTTGGTTCTAGCTCTGCCGGCCCCGAAGAGGTCGAAGACGGCATG GTGGATGGTTCTTTTCATTCACCAGAGTGGCATGCTGCTCGTTTGGCCAGCCTTAACAAATCTCATACAGTCACATGGGAAGAGTTCAAAAAGAAGCAGAAG GAAGACGAACTGAGGCAGGGTGAACTGGAAGCTGATACAGATAGAATGATGCGAGAGTACAGAGCTCAGCTTGATGCTGAAAGGGCACAAAAACTTGCCCATGGAAGGAACCATTCTAGCAGCAACAAGTCTAATCACAAAAAGG ATAGAaaagacaaagattcaaagaaacACAGCAGCAGAAAGAGAAAG CATTCAAGACGGGGATCTTCGGATTCTAGCTCCACAAGTTCATCCTCGGACTCTTCAAGCAGTGATGATGAGAGAGAATCAAGAAGATCAAAGTCCAGATCCAAGagaacaaagaaagaaaagaagcacAAGTCAAAATCCAAGCGCTCGATCAGTGGCAAAAAAGAAACCGATGGTCCTGTACCACTTTCAAAGTTCTTCGGCAGCATGAAAACATAG